A window of Geothrix edaphica genomic DNA:
GGCCTGTCCCGCCAACTGGACCAAGGGCCCGATGATCTCTACGCGGAGGTACATCGCCGCCACCACGAAGCTGCCCGCGAAGACCAGGACTGTGGCGAGAACCAGGGTCCAAATGGCCGAGTGTTCATTCCGGATCTGGTCGGTCACATCGTTCAGGGCCAGCACGACGCCCACTTGTTTCCCGGAGGCGTCCTTGAGGGGGAAAGCCCCCTTGGCAAGGCTCCGCGAGCCCCGGGTGAAGACTCCGAAGTATTCAGGGGACGTGGCCTTGCGGAACTCCTCTTCGGAAACCATGCCGGCGGCCGTTGTGGCATCGGCCAGGGTGGTGCTGACCATGACGAACCCCTTGAACTGATCCCAGTTGTCCGCCTTTCCCTTCGCCTTGAGCGTCTTCCGGTACTGGTCCTCGTCCAGGAACTGCTTGTCCACCATCACCGCCACATCCACTCCGGTTTCCCGCTTCACCAGCTGGTCGAAATGGTCAATCTCCTCCCCGAATTCCAAGAATCCGATCAGGTCCCCGTTGTGGAGGTAGGGGGTCACCACTCGCAGCGCGAAGGCTGTCTTGCCGAGCTCGATGCCGCTGACGGTCTTCCCGGCCGCCCGGGCCTGCTGAAAGGTCTCCCGCTGAACCACGTCACCGAAATTGCCTGGGTCGTGGGCCCGCAGGAAGCAGGTGCCATCTTTGTCGATGAAATAGAGGTGCGTGATCCCGAAACGGGCCTTGTTCTCCCGGTAGAGGTCCTGCACCGCCTCCTGAAGCTTTTGACGATCCTGGTGGTCCGCATAGACCTGACGCAGGGAGGCGTTGGTGGCGAGGCTATTCATGGCCGCCGACAGCATCTTGGTATCGCCCTGGAGGATCAGGTTGTAGGCACCCTGGGACCGCTCCACGGCCTTCGTGGCATTGAGCGCGAGGCTGTTCCGGACGGATATGTAGAGGATCCCGGAATAGACCGCCACCATCAGCAGTTCCAGGATGAGGATTCCGCCCAGCATCTT
This region includes:
- a CDS encoding cache domain-containing protein, which translates into the protein MDIGALKRSIRFKMLGGILILELLMVAVYSGILYISVRNSLALNATKAVERSQGAYNLILQGDTKMLSAAMNSLATNASLRQVYADHQDRQKLQEAVQDLYRENKARFGITHLYFIDKDGTCFLRAHDPGNFGDVVQRETFQQARAAGKTVSGIELGKTAFALRVVTPYLHNGDLIGFLEFGEEIDHFDQLVKRETGVDVAVMVDKQFLDEDQYRKTLKAKGKADNWDQFKGFVMVSTTLADATTAAGMVSEEEFRKATSPEYFGVFTRGSRSLAKGAFPLKDASGKQVGVVLALNDVTDQIRNEHSAIWTLVLATVLVFAGSFVVAAMYLRVEIIGPLVQLAGQAKEISMGNVDLKLETEREDEIGLLIRSFERMRVSLKKSIAMLTRPE